Proteins encoded by one window of Musa acuminata AAA Group cultivar baxijiao chromosome BXJ2-9, Cavendish_Baxijiao_AAA, whole genome shotgun sequence:
- the LOC103973683 gene encoding ABC transporter F family member 1, translated as MVSDASKKKAAAKKAAAAAKRGGKSSATSSKATAGVPNGAAVEKLTDGAGSLRISDRTCTGVLASHPLSRDIHIESLSLTFHGHDLIVDSEMELNYGRRYGLLGLNGCGKSTLLSAIGCRELPIPEHMDIYHLTREIEASDMSALEAVINCDEERLRLEKEAEMLAAEDGGGGEALDRIYERLEAIDASTAEKRAAEILYGLGFNKQMQAKKTRDFSGGWRMRIALARALFMNPTILLLDEPTNHLDLEACVWLEETLKKLDRILVVVSHSQDFLNGVCTNIIHMQNKKLKFYTGNYDQYVQTRAELEENQMKQYKWEQEQIASMKEYIARFGHGSAKLARQAQSKEKTLSKMERGGLTEKVVKDKVLVFRFTDVGKLPPPVLQFVGVTFGYTPDNLIYQNLDFGVDLDSRIALVGPNGAGKSTLLKLMTGDLIPLDGMVRRHNHLRIAQFHQHLAEKLDLEMSALQYMMKEYPGNEEERMRAAIGKFGLSGKAQVMPMKNLSDGQRSRVIFAWLAWRQPHMLLLDEPTNHLDIETIDSLAEALNDWDGGLVLVSHDFRLINQVAEEIWVCQNQAVTGWKGDIMDFKEHLRSNAGLSD; from the exons ATGGTGTCGGACGCGAGCAAGAAGAAGGCGGCGGCCAAGAAGGCCGCGGCGGCAGCGAAGAGGGGAGGGAAGTCCTCTGCCACGTCGTCGAAGGCGACCGCCGGGGTGCCGAACGGGGCGGCTGTGGAGAAGCTCACTGATGGAGCTGGATCGCTGCGGATCTCGGATCGGACCTGCACTGGTGTACTCGCCTCGCATCCCCTCTCCAGAGATATCCAT ATTGAGTCCTTATCATTAACCTTTCATGGGCATGACCTTATAGTGGATTCTGAGATGGAGCTCAACTATGGCAG GCGCTATGGTTTGTTGGGACTGAACGGCTGTGGGAAGTCCACTCTCCTCTCAGCAATAGGATGCAGAGAGCTACCCATTCCTGAGCACATGGATATATATCACCTTACCCGAGAGATTGAAGCTTCAGATATGTCTGCCCTGGAGGCTGTCATCAATTGCGATGAAGAAAGATTGAGATTGGAGAAAGAAGCTGAAATGTTAGCTGCTGAG gatggtggtggtggagaagctttggatcgCATCTATGAGCGGTTGGAAGCAATAGATGCATCCACAGCTGAGAAGCGGGCTGCTGAGATTTTGTATGGACTTGGTTTTAATAAACAAATGCAAGCAAAGAAAACACGTGACTTCTCTGGTGGGTGGCGCATGAGGATTGCATTGGCTAGAGCATTGTTTATGAACCCTACCATCCTCTTGCTTGATGAGCCCACAAATCATCTTG ATTTGGAGGCATGTGTCTGGTTGGAAGAGACTCTGAAAAAGCTTGATCGTATCTTAGTTGTGGTATCACATTCTCAGGATTTTCTTAATGGTGTCTGTACCAACATCATCCACATGCAGAACAAGAAGCTTAAATTCTACACTGGCAACTATGACCAATATGTCCAGACTCGTGCAGAGCTGGAAGAAAACCAGATGAAGCAGTACAAGTGGGAGCAGGAGCAAATTGCTTCTATGAAAGAGTACATTGCTCGTTTTGGTCATGGTTCTGCTAAACTGGCCCGTCAAGCCCAAAGTAAGGAGAAAACCCTTTCCAAGATGGAACGCGGTGGACTGACAGAAAAAGTTGTGAAGGACAAAGTGTTGGTCTTTCGCTTCACGGATGTCGGTAAACTCCCTCCGCCAGTCCTGCAATTTGTGGGAGTAACTTTCGGCTACACTCCAGATAACCTCATTTATCAGAACCTTGATTTCGGAGTGGACCTTGATTCCAGAATAGCACTAGTAGGGCCCAATGGTGCTGGGAAGAGCACATTGCTCAAGCTGATGACCGGTGATCTTATTCCTCTTGATGGAATGGTTAGGCGGCACAATCATCTTAGAATTGCCCAGTTTCATCAGCATCTAGCCGAGAAGCTTGATTTAGAGATGTCAGCACTTCAGTACATGATGAAAGAATACCCAGGCAACGAGGAAGAGAGGATGAGGGCTGCAATCGGAAAGTTTGGACTGTCAGGAAAGGCACAGGTGATGCCAATGAAGAACTTGTCAGATGGTCAGAGGAGCAGGGTGATCTTTGCTTGGCTGGCCTGGAGGCAACCCCATATGCTGCTGCTCGACGAGCCGACAAATCATCTGGATATCGAGACCATTGACTCCCTAGCAGAAGCACTGAATGACTGGGATGGGGGTCTGGTGTTGGTGAGCCACGACTTCAGATTGATCAATCAGGTGGCTGAGGAGATTTGGGTGTGCCAGAACCAAGCGGTGACGGGGTGGAAGGGTGACATCATGGATTTTAAGGAGCATCTGAGGAGCAATGCAGGGTTGTCTGATTAA